A window of Oncorhynchus nerka isolate Pitt River linkage group LG4, Oner_Uvic_2.0, whole genome shotgun sequence contains these coding sequences:
- the LOC115128391 gene encoding retinoic acid receptor RXR-beta-A isoform X3 — protein sequence MGDSRDSRSPDSSSVSSPPSGQRSPPLTPTAAAMTSLPPVTSAVNSPISSMGSPFSVISSSLGSPCLPGTPSVGYGPISSPQINSTVSMSGLHAVSSSDDVKPPFGLGGHSPGGPMLSQKRLCAICGDRSSGKHYGVHSCEGCKGFFKRTVRKDLSYTCRDNKDCLVDKRQRNRCQYCRYQKCLACGMKREAVQEERQRNKERESEVESTSAINEEMPVEKILEAEMAVEQKTELHADGSSGDSSVNPNDPVTNICQAADKQLFTLVEWAKRVPHFSELALDDQVILLRAGWNELLIASFSHRSISVKDGILLATGLHVHRNSAHSAGVGAIFDRESAHNAEVGAIFDRVLTELVSKMRDMQMDKTELGCLRAIILFNPDAKGLSSPSEVELLREKVYASLESYCKQRYPDQQGRFAKLLLRLPALRSIGLKCLEHLFFFKLIGDTPIDTFLMEMLEAPHQLT from the exons ATGGGTGACAGCAGAG ATTCCCGCAGCCCAGACAGCTCCTCTGTGTCCTCCCCTCCCTCGGGCCAGCGCTCGCCACCCCTGACCCCCACAGCTGCTGCCATGACCTCTCTGCCGCCCGTCACTTCGGCCGTCAACAGCCCCATCAGCAGCATGGGCTCGCCCTTCTCTGTTATCAGCTCCTCCCTGGGGTCACCCTGCCTGCCCGGGACACCCTCGGTGGGCTACGGCCCCATCAGCAGCCCCCAG ATCAACTCCACAGTGTCCATGTCGGGGCTGCATGCGGTCAGCAGCTCGGATGACGTGAAGCCTCCGTTCGGACTGGGAGGCCACAGCCCAGGGGGCCCCATGCTCTCCCAAAAGCGCCTGTGTGCCATCTGTGGTGACCGCTCCTCCG gtaagcaCTACGGAGTGCACAGCTGCGAGGGCTGTAAGGGTTTCTTCAAGCGCACGGTGCGCAAGGACCTGAGCTACACCTGCCGGGACAACAAGGACTGCCTGGTGGACAAGCGCCAGCGCAACCGCTGCCAGTACTGCCGCTACCAGAAGTGCCTGGCCTGTGGCATGAAGAGGGAAG CCGTGCAGGAGGAGCGCCAGAGGAACAAGGAGCGGGAGAGCGAGGTGGAGTCGACCAGTGCCATCAACGAGGAGATGCCTGTGGAAAAGATCCTAGAGGCAGAGATGGCCGTGGAACAGAAGACCGAGCTGCATGCCGATGGGAGCTCCGGGGACAGCtcggtaaat CCCAACGACCCAGTCACCAACATCTGCCAGGCTGCAGACAAGCAGCTGTTTACCCTGGTGGAGTGGGCCAAGAGGGTCCCCCACTTCTCTGAGCTGGCCCTGGACGACCAGGTCATCCTGCTACGTGCCG gttggAACGAGCTGCTGATCGCTTCCTTCTCTCACCGCTCCATCAGTGTGAAGGACGGCATCCTATTGGCCACCGGCCTACACGTGCACAGGAACAGCGCCCACAGTGCCGGCGTGGGAGCCATCTTCGACAG GGAGAGTGCGCACAATGCAGAGGTTGGAGCCATATTTGACAG AGTTCTCACGGAGCTGGTCAGTAAGATGAGAGACATGCAGATGGACAAGACGGAGCTCGGCTGCCTTCGAGCCATCATCCTCTTCAACCCAG ATGCCAAGGGCCTGTCCAGCCCCAGTGAAGTGGAATTGCTGAGGGAGAAGGTGTACGCATCGCTAGAGTCCTATTGTAAACAGAGATACCCCGACCAGCAGGGCAG GTTCGCTAAGCTCCTACTCCGGCTGCCAGCGCTGCGCTCCATCGGCCTGAAGTGCCTGGAGCACCTGTTTTTCTTCAAGCTGATTGGCGACACCCCTATCGACACGTTCCTCATGGAGATGCTAGAGGCGCCCCACCAGCTGACCTAA
- the LOC115128391 gene encoding retinoic acid receptor RXR-beta-A isoform X1: MGDSRDSRSPDSSSVSSPPSGQRSPPLTPTAAAMTSLPPVTSAVNSPISSMGSPFSVISSSLGSPCLPGTPSVGYGPISSPQINSTVSMSGLHAVSSSDDVKPPFGLGGHSPGGPMLSQKRLCAICGDRSSGKHYGVHSCEGCKGFFKRTVRKDLSYTCRDNKDCLVDKRQRNRCQYCRYQKCLACGMKREVVQDERQRSVQEERQRNKERESEVESTSAINEEMPVEKILEAEMAVEQKTELHADGSSGDSSVNPNDPVTNICQAADKQLFTLVEWAKRVPHFSELALDDQVILLRAGWNELLIASFSHRSISVKDGILLATGLHVHRNSAHSAGVGAIFDRESAHNAEVGAIFDRVLTELVSKMRDMQMDKTELGCLRAIILFNPDAKGLSSPSEVELLREKVYASLESYCKQRYPDQQGRFAKLLLRLPALRSIGLKCLEHLFFFKLIGDTPIDTFLMEMLEAPHQLT; this comes from the exons ATGGGTGACAGCAGAG ATTCCCGCAGCCCAGACAGCTCCTCTGTGTCCTCCCCTCCCTCGGGCCAGCGCTCGCCACCCCTGACCCCCACAGCTGCTGCCATGACCTCTCTGCCGCCCGTCACTTCGGCCGTCAACAGCCCCATCAGCAGCATGGGCTCGCCCTTCTCTGTTATCAGCTCCTCCCTGGGGTCACCCTGCCTGCCCGGGACACCCTCGGTGGGCTACGGCCCCATCAGCAGCCCCCAG ATCAACTCCACAGTGTCCATGTCGGGGCTGCATGCGGTCAGCAGCTCGGATGACGTGAAGCCTCCGTTCGGACTGGGAGGCCACAGCCCAGGGGGCCCCATGCTCTCCCAAAAGCGCCTGTGTGCCATCTGTGGTGACCGCTCCTCCG gtaagcaCTACGGAGTGCACAGCTGCGAGGGCTGTAAGGGTTTCTTCAAGCGCACGGTGCGCAAGGACCTGAGCTACACCTGCCGGGACAACAAGGACTGCCTGGTGGACAAGCGCCAGCGCAACCGCTGCCAGTACTGCCGCTACCAGAAGTGCCTGGCCTGTGGCATGAAGAGGGAAG TGGTCCAAGATGAACGACAGAGAT CCGTGCAGGAGGAGCGCCAGAGGAACAAGGAGCGGGAGAGCGAGGTGGAGTCGACCAGTGCCATCAACGAGGAGATGCCTGTGGAAAAGATCCTAGAGGCAGAGATGGCCGTGGAACAGAAGACCGAGCTGCATGCCGATGGGAGCTCCGGGGACAGCtcggtaaat CCCAACGACCCAGTCACCAACATCTGCCAGGCTGCAGACAAGCAGCTGTTTACCCTGGTGGAGTGGGCCAAGAGGGTCCCCCACTTCTCTGAGCTGGCCCTGGACGACCAGGTCATCCTGCTACGTGCCG gttggAACGAGCTGCTGATCGCTTCCTTCTCTCACCGCTCCATCAGTGTGAAGGACGGCATCCTATTGGCCACCGGCCTACACGTGCACAGGAACAGCGCCCACAGTGCCGGCGTGGGAGCCATCTTCGACAG GGAGAGTGCGCACAATGCAGAGGTTGGAGCCATATTTGACAG AGTTCTCACGGAGCTGGTCAGTAAGATGAGAGACATGCAGATGGACAAGACGGAGCTCGGCTGCCTTCGAGCCATCATCCTCTTCAACCCAG ATGCCAAGGGCCTGTCCAGCCCCAGTGAAGTGGAATTGCTGAGGGAGAAGGTGTACGCATCGCTAGAGTCCTATTGTAAACAGAGATACCCCGACCAGCAGGGCAG GTTCGCTAAGCTCCTACTCCGGCTGCCAGCGCTGCGCTCCATCGGCCTGAAGTGCCTGGAGCACCTGTTTTTCTTCAAGCTGATTGGCGACACCCCTATCGACACGTTCCTCATGGAGATGCTAGAGGCGCCCCACCAGCTGACCTAA